In one Nitrospirota bacterium genomic region, the following are encoded:
- a CDS encoding 30S ribosomal protein S21, producing MPFVRIGDNESFENALRKFKKQCEREGILSEIKKREHYDKPSVKKKKKAIAARKKALKRTKVYPAR from the coding sequence ATGCCCTTTGTGAGAATAGGGGATAACGAGTCTTTTGAAAATGCTCTCAGAAAGTTTAAAAAGCAGTGCGAGAGGGAAGGCATACTTTCTGAGATCAAAAAGAGAGAGCATTACGACAAACCCAGCGTAAAAAAGAAAAAGAAGGCAATCGCCGCCAGAAAAAAGGCGCTTAAAAGGACGAAGGTTTATCCTGCGAGATAA
- a CDS encoding HAMP domain-containing protein, translating to MNISIKARVSIYVAITIIIISAISTSFFILDSHRSIEKKLIIRGEALSFPLAKAAEEGLVSENLDLIGKAAHIVRTEDVELVQVYSPVWGIVDAYPSAKLKDPPDPEAAIHFQGKNTIFYKKITAYMYDFYEPVFYRTALNSPPALIGYVRLILSSSDMQKELRASVINYLIASILITLIVIAVLNMLINRLVINPVMTLKQSVLKFKNGSLPSVIPVRSDDEVGELISAFNQMAETINNNTLEIQKAKDKTSETLQDWENTFNTITDMITIHDKDFNIIRANKAAEQILGLPFLQTAKVKCYEYYHGTEYPPESCLSCECLKTNESATFDVFEPHLNKFLEIKAIPRFDNNNNLIGLIHVVGDITERKKMEQELKKRIEELEKFYGIAVGRELKMKDLKKELAKLKTELSLYNAESKRS from the coding sequence ATGAACATATCAATAAAAGCGAGGGTCTCAATCTATGTAGCCATAACAATTATCATTATCAGCGCTATAAGCACATCTTTTTTTATTTTAGATTCTCACCGAAGCATAGAAAAGAAACTAATCATCCGGGGCGAGGCATTAAGTTTCCCGCTTGCAAAGGCCGCGGAAGAAGGGCTTGTCTCGGAAAACCTGGACCTTATCGGCAAGGCGGCGCATATCGTCAGGACAGAAGATGTTGAATTAGTGCAGGTTTATTCGCCCGTCTGGGGCATAGTTGACGCCTATCCATCCGCAAAATTAAAAGACCCTCCTGACCCTGAGGCAGCCATACATTTTCAGGGAAAAAACACAATTTTTTATAAAAAAATCACTGCCTATATGTATGATTTTTACGAACCTGTATTCTACAGGACAGCCCTAAACTCCCCGCCCGCATTAATCGGTTATGTAAGGTTAATACTTTCGTCCTCTGATATGCAGAAAGAGCTTAGGGCTTCTGTGATTAATTATCTGATTGCCTCAATACTTATAACATTGATTGTCATAGCAGTCCTGAATATGCTCATCAATCGCCTTGTAATTAATCCTGTCATGACCCTTAAGCAGTCTGTCTTAAAATTTAAAAACGGTTCCCTCCCCTCTGTTATTCCCGTGCGCTCTGATGATGAGGTCGGCGAGTTGATTTCCGCCTTTAATCAAATGGCTGAAACCATCAATAACAACACCCTTGAGATTCAAAAGGCTAAAGATAAAACTTCAGAGACATTACAGGACTGGGAAAACACATTTAACACCATCACGGACATGATTACCATTCACGATAAGGACTTCAACATCATCCGCGCCAACAAGGCCGCCGAGCAGATACTCGGTCTGCCCTTTCTGCAAACCGCAAAAGTAAAATGCTATGAATATTATCACGGCACAGAGTATCCGCCTGAGAGTTGTCTGAGCTGCGAATGTCTAAAGACAAATGAGTCCGCCACCTTTGATGTATTTGAACCCCATCTTAACAAATTTCTTGAAATAAAGGCTATCCCCCGTTTTGACAACAACAATAATCTTATCGGGCTCATTCATGTTGTCGGGGACATCACCGAACGCAAAAAAATGGAACAGGAACTCAAGAAGCGGATTGAAGAACTTGAAAAGTTTTACGGGATTGCCGTCGGCAGGGAACTTAAAATGAAAGATTTAAAAAAAGAGCTAGCGAAATTAAAGACAGAACTTTCGCTGTATAACGCAGAGTCAAAGAGATCATAA
- a CDS encoding DUF488 domain-containing protein, translated as MPAKKIYTLGTGQRNVEDFIEIINSYGIEAVIDVRSFPKSKFEHFRKENLEPLLHSEGFAYHHLGKELGGFRKGGYEAYTHIGEFESGINKLEGIAAEKLSVIICAEHFPWKCHRRFIAKALHKKGWAVEHIIDKGKIWAPK; from the coding sequence ATGCCGGCAAAAAAAATATACACCCTCGGCACAGGACAGCGAAATGTAGAGGATTTTATTGAAATCATCAATTCTTACGGCATTGAAGCTGTCATTGATGTGCGCAGTTTTCCAAAAAGCAAGTTTGAACACTTCAGAAAAGAAAACCTTGAGCCGCTTCTTCACAGCGAAGGTTTTGCGTATCATCACCTCGGGAAAGAGCTTGGAGGCTTTAGAAAAGGCGGTTATGAAGCCTATACACATATCGGAGAATTTGAATCGGGGATAAATAAGCTGGAGGGTATTGCCGCTGAAAAGTTGTCGGTAATAATTTGCGCTGAACATTTTCCGTGGAAATGCCACAGGCGGTTCATCGCAAAGGCTCTGCACAAAAAAGGCTGGGCCGTTGAGCATATAATTGATAAAGGGAAAATATGGGCGCCGAAGTGA
- a CDS encoding diguanylate cyclase yields MKKILIAEDDLISRRLLQKTLKEWGYEVTQVKDGQEAWAVLQKEDIRLVIADWIMPGIDGITLCRNIRESKMPGYVYFILLTGKDTKEDMIKGLESGADDYVTKPFDRNELQVKVRAGERIIELEKELTQKNEELNKLNLVLEELIRIDPLMNIGNRRSFYECIDKVHNRAHRYAYNYGIIMCDIDDFKAYNDIYGHLPGDNILKTVADSIKTTMRMSDDIFRFGGEEIVIILPEQDIETTLLAAERIRKAVESLEIEHKGSRSGKLTVSCGVSACFTTECKGDSKKWETVLDHADQALYKAKEKGKNKVSAYKK; encoded by the coding sequence ATGAAGAAGATACTAATTGCAGAGGATGACCTTATATCAAGAAGACTTTTGCAGAAGACGCTTAAGGAATGGGGTTATGAGGTCACGCAGGTTAAAGACGGACAGGAGGCCTGGGCTGTTTTACAGAAAGAAGACATACGACTTGTCATTGCAGACTGGATAATGCCCGGTATAGACGGAATCACATTATGCCGTAATATCCGTGAATCAAAGATGCCCGGATATGTCTACTTTATCCTTCTTACTGGCAAAGATACAAAAGAGGACATGATTAAAGGGCTTGAATCCGGCGCCGACGATTATGTGACAAAGCCGTTTGACCGTAATGAATTGCAGGTTAAGGTGCGCGCAGGAGAGCGCATTATAGAGCTTGAGAAGGAGCTTACGCAGAAAAATGAGGAGCTTAATAAATTAAATCTTGTCCTGGAAGAGCTGATAAGGATTGACCCTCTTATGAATATAGGGAACCGCAGGAGTTTTTATGAATGCATAGACAAGGTGCATAACCGGGCGCACAGGTATGCATATAATTATGGAATAATCATGTGCGACATAGATGACTTTAAGGCGTACAATGACATTTACGGGCACTTGCCCGGCGACAATATCCTTAAAACCGTTGCAGACTCAATCAAAACGACAATGCGCATGTCAGACGATATCTTCAGATTCGGCGGCGAAGAGATTGTTATCATCCTGCCTGAACAGGATATAGAAACTACCCTGCTGGCTGCCGAAAGGATAAGAAAGGCGGTTGAGTCGCTTGAGATTGAGCATAAAGGCAGCCGGAGCGGCAAGCTGACTGTAAGCTGCGGTGTTTCAGCATGCTTTACCACTGAGTGCAAGGGGGACAGCAAAAAGTGGGAAACCGTCCTGGACCATGCAGACCAGGCGTTATATAAGGCAAAAGAAAAGGGTAAAAACAAAGTAAGCGCATACAAGAAGTAA
- a CDS encoding phosphate ABC transporter substrate-binding protein, with protein MHGFNGMKNLSRLLQKSLFVIPEVFIGNPVFFKIKDFWIPAFAGMTAKRIPSILLQAALLIKVPRLRLLFFISLLICLFNAPFAYSEQITGSGCSVSNLGYLTELAKDYEKLTGEKVLIRGGGSATGIDDLRTGRVDFAASCRHMTKDDPKDIEFIQVAWDALVAIVHKSNPVSSISLDDIRAIYAGKITNWKQLKGADKAINLFISKPSKGHGLSGVETSVNELIFKGNQPQDIPDATYLASTGIVEQMIEKTAEGFAIAGFLSSRKRDVKILKLNGVYPDKQSISTGKYPYKRPLFILAAKNPRPEVKKFIDFALSKKGQELISSYGAISLSDIK; from the coding sequence ATGCATGGGTTTAACGGCATGAAAAATCTTTCAAGGCTCTTGCAAAAGTCATTATTTGTCATTCCCGAGGTCTTTATCGGGAATCCAGTATTTTTTAAAATCAAAGACTTCTGGATACCCGCCTTCGCGGGTATGACGGCAAAAAGGATTCCCTCTATACTTTTGCAAGCGGCTCTTTTAATAAAAGTTCCACGCCTCCGCCTCCTATTTTTCATCTCCCTTTTAATATGCTTGTTTAATGCGCCTTTTGCTTATTCTGAACAGATTACGGGAAGCGGCTGTTCGGTGAGCAATCTGGGTTATCTGACAGAGCTTGCCAAAGACTATGAAAAACTTACAGGCGAGAAAGTGCTCATCCGCGGAGGAGGCAGCGCAACAGGCATAGACGACCTGCGGACAGGCAGGGTGGATTTTGCCGCCTCATGCAGGCATATGACAAAAGATGACCCTAAAGATATTGAATTTATACAGGTCGCATGGGATGCGTTAGTAGCTATTGTACATAAATCAAACCCGGTCAGCAGTATATCCCTTGATGATATCAGGGCAATATACGCAGGCAAAATAACCAACTGGAAACAGCTAAAAGGCGCCGATAAGGCAATAAACCTCTTTATATCAAAACCGTCTAAAGGGCACGGACTCAGCGGCGTTGAGACCTCGGTTAATGAGCTTATATTTAAGGGTAACCAGCCTCAAGATATCCCGGATGCCACATATCTTGCCTCAACAGGCATTGTAGAGCAAATGATAGAAAAAACTGCTGAGGGCTTTGCAATAGCCGGATTTTTAAGTTCAAGAAAGCGGGACGTAAAGATCTTGAAACTAAACGGCGTTTATCCGGATAAACAAAGTATTTCAACCGGTAAATATCCTTATAAAAGACCACTTTTTATTTTGGCGGCTAAAAATCCAAGACCGGAGGTCAAAAAATTTATTGATTTTGCATTGAGCAAAAAAGGGCAGGAACTCATAAGCTCATACGGCGCTATATCGCTTTCAGATATAAAATGA
- a CDS encoding DNA primase, with protein MPSYNSSLEDIKSRLDIVDIVSEYVALKKAGQNYKGLCPFHTEKTPSFMVSPSKQIFHCFGCGSGGDIFTFLTRYENLSFNEATAILAKKAGVTLKKSPHDAARAGEKEILFNLNKDALVFFQKSLSHSPDAVNYLKKRGISVEIQKSFSIGYAPGRKDALFSFLKGKGYAAELMKKAGLVHYGSSGNYDTFRHRIIFPIFDLRGEVIAFGGRVLSQHDEPKYLNSPETPVFNKGRVLYGLNFAKEFIKKSGYAIFTEGYFDVIAAHMYGFSSAVAPLGTALTQEHGKLIKRFTEDAVLVFDGDEAGVRAAKSAAGILLESGLNVMVLSLPRGEDPDSFLRKNGKEAFNGLLENPVSVVDFFLMQKTDRHLMANEALEVISRVPDSIRQGHYIKLLSEGIGINEMFVREELKKIKASKLKGAHTQTPGMKPPVRQGPSHEAYLLRLLLNYPEKAARIFDSVSMEDLEHPVIRSVFKKMKEGMMDYDVLFSECRDDEKNFVTELSFRADFDDAEKALEDCLNRFKKERRQRLLNEIQDKVKNAESKKDARLLRALQIEQQKLLGLKGH; from the coding sequence ATGCCTTCTTATAACAGCTCTCTTGAAGATATAAAAAGCAGGCTGGATATTGTTGATATAGTCTCAGAGTATGTTGCCTTGAAAAAGGCCGGTCAGAACTACAAGGGACTTTGCCCCTTTCATACGGAAAAAACCCCATCCTTTATGGTCAGCCCTTCAAAGCAGATATTCCATTGTTTCGGCTGCGGAAGCGGCGGAGATATTTTTACCTTCCTGACGCGTTACGAGAACCTTTCTTTTAATGAGGCGACTGCAATCCTTGCCAAAAAGGCAGGTGTCACGCTCAAAAAATCACCGCATGACGCCGCAAGGGCAGGCGAGAAGGAAATTCTGTTTAACCTGAATAAAGATGCGCTGGTATTTTTTCAAAAGTCCCTTTCCCACAGCCCCGATGCAGTGAACTATCTTAAAAAAAGAGGGATATCTGTTGAAATACAAAAATCTTTTTCAATCGGTTATGCCCCGGGCAGGAAGGATGCGTTATTTTCTTTTCTCAAGGGCAAGGGCTATGCGGCAGAGCTTATGAAAAAAGCCGGGCTGGTCCATTACGGTTCAAGCGGCAATTATGATACATTCAGGCACAGGATTATATTCCCGATTTTTGATCTCAGGGGCGAGGTAATTGCCTTTGGAGGCAGGGTCCTGTCACAGCATGATGAGCCCAAGTATCTTAATTCGCCGGAAACGCCTGTTTTCAATAAAGGCCGGGTCCTGTACGGGCTTAACTTTGCCAAGGAATTTATCAAAAAATCAGGATACGCAATATTTACCGAGGGCTATTTTGATGTTATAGCGGCTCATATGTATGGATTTTCAAGCGCCGTGGCCCCTCTCGGCACGGCCCTGACGCAGGAGCATGGAAAGCTGATTAAGAGATTTACCGAGGACGCAGTCCTTGTTTTTGACGGCGATGAGGCAGGCGTGCGGGCCGCAAAGAGCGCAGCCGGCATTTTGCTGGAGAGCGGACTTAATGTGATGGTTCTTTCTCTGCCGCGTGGAGAAGACCCTGACAGTTTTTTAAGAAAAAACGGAAAAGAGGCCTTTAACGGCCTGCTTGAAAACCCGGTATCGGTTGTGGATTTCTTTTTAATGCAGAAGACAGACAGACATCTGATGGCAAATGAGGCGCTTGAGGTAATCTCAAGGGTGCCGGACAGCATCCGGCAGGGGCATTATATAAAATTGTTGTCTGAAGGCATCGGGATTAACGAGATGTTTGTCAGGGAGGAACTTAAGAAGATAAAGGCGTCTAAACTGAAAGGCGCGCATACGCAGACGCCGGGCATGAAGCCTCCTGTCAGACAGGGACCTTCCCATGAGGCGTACTTATTGCGGCTGCTCCTCAACTATCCTGAAAAGGCGGCAAGGATTTTTGATTCGGTCTCAATGGAAGATTTGGAGCATCCTGTCATAAGGTCGGTCTTTAAGAAGATGAAGGAAGGCATGATGGATTATGATGTTTTATTTTCAGAATGCCGGGATGACGAAAAAAATTTTGTTACAGAGCTTTCCTTCCGCGCTGATTTTGATGATGCGGAAAAGGCGCTTGAGGATTGCCTTAACCGCTTCAAAAAAGAACGCAGGCAGAGACTGTTAAATGAGATTCAGGATAAGGTAAAAAATGCAGAGTCAAAAAAAGACGCCCGGCTTTTGCGGGCGCTGCAAATTGAGCAGCAAAAACTGCTCGGATTAAAGGGGCATTAA
- a CDS encoding GatB/YqeY domain-containing protein, translating to MSLSEKLSEDLKTALKAGDKDTVSVIRMVRALIKNREIDKKAPLGDEEIYTVLNSMIRQRKDSIEQFSKGGREDLVRQETKELAIIQSYLPPWISEDELKVMISDVVAEAGAAGIRDMGRVMKLITPKVKGQVDGRLLSELVKQALER from the coding sequence ATGTCTTTATCTGAAAAACTCTCTGAAGATTTGAAAACTGCCCTGAAAGCCGGCGACAAGGATACTGTATCGGTCATCAGGATGGTCAGGGCGCTGATTAAAAACAGGGAGATAGATAAAAAGGCTCCCCTCGGTGATGAGGAAATCTATACGGTCCTCAATTCTATGATAAGGCAGAGAAAGGACTCCATAGAGCAGTTTTCAAAAGGGGGCAGGGAAGACCTTGTCAGGCAGGAGACTAAAGAACTTGCAATAATTCAGTCTTATCTGCCGCCTTGGATTTCGGAAGATGAGCTGAAGGTTATGATCAGCGATGTAGTTGCAGAGGCAGGGGCGGCAGGGATTAGGGATATGGGCAGGGTGATGAAATTAATCACGCCTAAGGTAAAAGGACAGGTTGACGGCAGGCTCCTGAGCGAGCTTGTCAAACAGGCATTGGAGAGATAA
- a CDS encoding response regulator — protein MFKIKFLRNILLISLAIAIILPLYNVLFIYPSFNKLMMETIEGHAFRITTHLGSMFVPEGSELKRESLPPNFVNEVRRAAKDFGLMKLKLFSKAGEVIFSTDETEIGEMNRKRYFHEIVARGNTYTNIVPKISRSAEGKIVTVDVVETYVPILREEGFVGAFEIYFDITNTKGRFGSLISHSSTLLFVLALGLLTAIFVVLSNAKKTIESREKAEKDLVEKQKDLEAISNELKTDRDQLRSSLNIFSRIISEVEKKKGFETYLYRPMDNPHIPTCWEVKNCKYKDCPVFGQRNIRCWQIAGTHCGGNVQGVFARKFGACEKCNIYQDSIKNPMYEIRETFNNMMHILESTHKELIDARFSAEDASRLKSDFLANMSHEIRTPMTGVLGMMDLALNTNLTEGQRDYLVTAKRNAYELLEIINDILDFSKIEAGMLPVDIIDFNLRMTVESVAETLAPRAQEKNLELACLIHHTVPSLVRGDSGRIRQILVNLAGNAIKFTEKGEVVIRVELKQETDDKVTVLFSVTDTGIGISKDKLSMIFDPFTQADTSTTRKYGGTGLGLSISMQLVRLMGGELGVESEEGKSSRFWFTVPLEKQKAGGVIMHEVYPDIHGAKILVADDNETNRTILCKMLESFGCRPYAVEDDIKAVQELKNAAGSEDPFRLLILDMQIPGSDIAQTIRNIKQSSDINKTAIIALTSLANRGDSSQLHDMGCDGYLVKPIKQSLLLDAITTVLSLEAAAKDIKHKSIVTRHTISEKKRRDVSILLVEDNPVNQKFITALLNKAGYTADVAGNGRLAVEAAGENQYDLILMDVQMPEMDGFKATKAIREKEGESRHTPIIAMTAHAMEGDREACLNAGMDDYISKPIQPQALFELIEKWIKTQLEKKSAGPELVITDDNIRLKDAVFKSIPVDMKAAMQRFGNDREFFKEMLKEFLNYIPEHLKTLSEAAASGNADLIQTEAHSIKGAAGNLSADKVYSLALSIEHKGRDRSIADVSPLIKEMKDEVDRLNEFATAL, from the coding sequence ATGTTTAAGATTAAATTCCTAAGGAATATCCTGCTCATATCTCTTGCAATAGCAATAATCCTGCCTTTGTACAATGTCCTGTTCATTTACCCCTCATTTAATAAGCTTATGATGGAAACAATTGAAGGCCATGCTTTTCGCATAACAACACACCTGGGTTCCATGTTTGTTCCGGAGGGAAGTGAATTAAAAAGGGAATCTCTACCGCCTAATTTTGTAAATGAGGTCAGGCGTGCCGCAAAAGACTTCGGGCTTATGAAACTGAAGCTTTTTTCAAAGGCAGGCGAGGTTATATTTTCCACCGATGAAACCGAGATAGGTGAAATGAACCGAAAGCGCTATTTTCATGAGATTGTAGCCAGGGGCAATACATACACAAATATTGTTCCAAAAATTTCAAGGTCTGCCGAGGGCAAGATAGTGACTGTTGATGTGGTGGAGACCTATGTGCCGATACTAAGAGAGGAGGGTTTTGTCGGGGCGTTTGAAATCTATTTTGACATTACAAACACAAAAGGGAGGTTTGGCAGTCTGATCTCACATTCTTCCACACTGCTGTTTGTCCTTGCGCTCGGACTCTTAACTGCAATTTTTGTAGTCTTATCAAATGCAAAAAAAACGATTGAAAGCCGTGAGAAGGCAGAGAAGGACCTTGTTGAAAAACAAAAAGACCTTGAGGCTATAAGCAATGAGCTAAAAACAGACAGGGACCAGCTTCGCAGTTCCCTGAATATCTTTTCCCGGATAATTTCGGAAGTTGAAAAAAAGAAGGGTTTTGAAACTTACCTCTACCGCCCTATGGACAATCCGCATATCCCCACATGCTGGGAGGTGAAGAACTGCAAGTACAAGGACTGCCCCGTATTCGGACAGAGGAATATCCGCTGCTGGCAGATAGCCGGCACACACTGCGGTGGAAATGTGCAGGGCGTATTTGCAAGGAAATTCGGAGCCTGTGAGAAATGCAATATCTATCAGGATTCTATAAAAAACCCGATGTATGAGATAAGGGAGACCTTTAATAATATGATGCACATCCTTGAGAGCACGCATAAGGAACTTATAGATGCGCGTTTTTCCGCCGAAGATGCAAGCAGGCTGAAATCGGATTTTCTTGCGAACATGAGCCATGAGATACGCACGCCTATGACAGGGGTTTTAGGCATGATGGACTTGGCGCTGAATACAAACCTTACCGAGGGACAGCGCGATTATTTAGTTACTGCAAAAAGAAATGCTTACGAGCTCCTTGAAATTATTAACGACATCCTTGATTTCTCCAAAATTGAGGCGGGAATGCTGCCGGTTGATATTATTGATTTCAACCTCCGTATGACGGTTGAGAGCGTTGCCGAGACGCTGGCTCCCCGCGCGCAGGAGAAAAATCTTGAGCTTGCATGTTTGATTCACCACACTGTTCCGTCGCTGGTGAGGGGTGATTCGGGCAGGATTCGTCAGATACTCGTAAATCTTGCGGGGAATGCAATCAAATTTACTGAAAAAGGCGAGGTTGTAATAAGGGTGGAACTTAAACAGGAGACGGATGATAAAGTCACTGTTCTTTTTTCAGTCACGGATACGGGTATCGGGATATCAAAGGATAAACTGTCTATGATTTTTGACCCCTTTACGCAGGCAGATACCTCAACAACCCGTAAATATGGGGGCACGGGACTGGGTTTGTCTATATCAATGCAATTAGTCAGGTTAATGGGCGGCGAGCTGGGCGTTGAGAGTGAGGAAGGCAAAAGCAGCCGGTTCTGGTTTACTGTGCCGCTTGAAAAACAAAAGGCAGGGGGGGTTATTATGCATGAAGTTTACCCTGACATACATGGGGCCAAGATACTCGTTGCCGACGACAATGAAACTAACAGGACCATCCTCTGCAAAATGCTTGAGAGTTTCGGGTGCCGCCCGTATGCAGTTGAAGACGACATAAAGGCGGTTCAGGAATTAAAGAACGCCGCAGGTTCTGAGGATCCGTTCCGGCTGTTAATCCTTGACATGCAGATACCCGGCTCAGATATTGCACAGACCATACGTAATATTAAACAATCTTCTGATATAAATAAGACTGCAATAATTGCGCTTACCTCGCTTGCAAACCGCGGAGACAGCTCACAACTGCACGATATGGGGTGTGACGGCTATCTTGTCAAACCGATAAAACAGTCATTGCTTTTAGATGCGATAACTACAGTCCTCAGCCTGGAAGCGGCGGCTAAGGACATAAAACATAAATCAATCGTGACCCGTCATACAATTTCAGAGAAAAAGCGGCGCGATGTAAGCATACTTTTGGTTGAAGACAATCCGGTCAACCAGAAATTTATAACGGCGCTGCTTAATAAAGCCGGATACACTGCTGATGTTGCCGGAAACGGCCGGCTTGCAGTTGAGGCCGCAGGGGAAAATCAATATGACCTAATCCTGATGGATGTCCAGATGCCTGAAATGGATGGATTTAAGGCGACAAAAGCTATCAGGGAAAAAGAAGGCGAATCCCGTCATACTCCTATTATCGCCATGACGGCGCATGCTATGGAGGGCGACCGTGAGGCGTGTCTCAACGCAGGCATGGATGATTATATTTCAAAGCCCATACAGCCGCAGGCTCTCTTTGAACTCATAGAAAAATGGATTAAGACCCAGCTTGAGAAAAAATCTGCCGGGCCTGAGCTTGTCATCACAGACGATAACATCCGCTTAAAAGATGCTGTGTTTAAAAGCATCCCTGTAGATATGAAGGCGGCAATGCAGAGATTTGGTAATGACAGGGAGTTTTTCAAGGAAATGCTTAAGGAGTTTTTGAATTATATACCGGAACATCTAAAGACGCTTTCAGAGGCTGCGGCATCAGGCAATGCCGATTTAATACAAACAGAGGCGCACAGTATCAAGGGAGCGGCTGGCAATTTGTCCGCCGATAAGGTATATTCTCTGGCCTTAAGCATTGAACACAAGGGACGGGACAGGAGCATTGCTGATGTTTCACCGCTTATAAAAGAGATGAAGGACGAAGTAGACCGTTTAAATGAATTTGCAACTGCGCTGTAA
- a CDS encoding NGG1p interacting factor NIF3 gives MLLRKLYETVVLKGIEADPRGKDAVLRELEKRKDAYNELKGDDKAFFDAETLKNPYADTRILHGTGDEDVKCALLGIDMEVGEVLLADRLSAKGKKVDLIISHHPEGRAYANFYEVMRMQADILNKFGVPINIAEDLLDGRIKEVERKLSPVNHTRAVDAAVLLGIPFLCVHTPADNMVVSYLQRLFDEKKPDTIDDVLKILKAVPEYDEGRKNNAGPRILLGSKERRAGRVFVDMTGGTEGSKDIFESLANSGVGTIVAMHLSEDHRKKAEKYHINVVIAGHISSDNLGLNLMFDGVQKLGAIELLPCSGFRRFSRV, from the coding sequence ATGTTACTAAGAAAACTTTATGAAACAGTTGTATTAAAAGGTATTGAGGCAGACCCGAGGGGCAAAGACGCTGTGCTCCGTGAGCTTGAGAAAAGGAAGGATGCATATAATGAGTTGAAAGGTGATGACAAGGCTTTTTTTGATGCAGAGACCCTTAAAAATCCCTATGCCGACACAAGGATTCTTCACGGGACAGGAGATGAAGATGTTAAGTGCGCCCTTTTAGGGATTGATATGGAAGTAGGCGAGGTGCTGCTTGCAGACAGGCTTTCGGCAAAGGGCAAAAAGGTGGACCTGATTATTTCCCACCATCCTGAGGGCAGGGCCTATGCAAATTTTTACGAGGTCATGCGCATGCAGGCTGATATTTTAAATAAATTCGGTGTACCTATAAATATTGCGGAAGACCTTCTTGATGGCAGGATTAAAGAGGTTGAAAGAAAATTAAGCCCTGTAAATCATACGAGGGCGGTTGATGCCGCCGTACTCCTTGGTATTCCTTTTTTATGCGTCCATACTCCTGCGGATAACATGGTTGTAAGTTATCTCCAAAGGCTTTTTGACGAGAAAAAACCGGATACAATAGACGATGTGCTTAAGATACTGAAAGCTGTTCCTGAGTATGACGAGGGCAGGAAGAACAACGCAGGACCGAGGATACTTTTGGGTTCAAAGGAAAGAAGGGCAGGCCGGGTCTTTGTTGATATGACCGGCGGCACAGAGGGGTCAAAAGATATCTTTGAGAGTCTTGCCAATTCGGGCGTCGGCACAATTGTGGCAATGCACCTCAGCGAAGACCACAGGAAAAAGGCTGAGAAATACCACATTAATGTTGTGATTGCAGGGCATATCTCAAGCGATAATCTGGGACTGAACCTGATGTTTGACGGGGTGCAGAAACTCGGCGCTATAGAACTGCTTCCCTGCTCGGGTTTCAGAAGGTTCAGCAGGGTTTAA